Proteins encoded in a region of the Homo sapiens chromosome 11 genomic scaffold, GRCh38.p14 alternate locus group ALT_REF_LOCI_1 HSCHR11_1_CTG5 genome:
- the OR10A3 gene encoding olfactory receptor 10A3 translates to MKRQNQSCVVEFILLGFSNFPELQVQLFGVFLVIYVVTLMGNAIITVIISLNQSLHVPMYLFLLNLSVVEVSFSAVITPEMLVVLSTEKTMISFVGCFAQMYFILLFGGTECFLLGAMAYDRFAAICHPLNYPVIMNRGVFMKLVIFSWISGIMVATVQTTWVFSFPFCGPNEINHLFCETPPVLELVCADTFLFEIYAFTGTILIVMVPFLLILLSYIRVLFAILKMPSTTGRQKAFSTCASHLTSVTLFYGTANMTYLQPKSGYSPETKKLISLAYTLLTPLLNPLIYSLRNSEMKRTLIKLWRRKVILHTF, encoded by the coding sequence atgaaaagacaaaatcaaagCTGTGTGGTTGAATTCATCCTCCTGGGCTTTTCTAACTTTCCTGAGCTCCAGGTGCAGCTCTTTGGGGTTTTCCTAGTTATTTATGTGGTGACCCTGATGGGAAATGCCATCATTACAGTCATCATCTCCTTAAACCAGAGCCTCCACGTTCCCATGTACCTGTTCCTCCTGAACCTATCTGTGGTGGAGGTGAGTTTCAGTGCAGTCATTACGCCTGAAATGCTGGTGGTGCTCTCTACTGAGAAAACTATGATTTCTTTTGTGGGCTGTTTTGCACAGATGTATTTCATCCTTCTTTTTGGTGGGACTGAATGTTTTCTCCTGGGAGCGATGGCTTATGACCGATTTGCTGCAATTTGCCATCCTCTGAACTACCCAGTGATTATGAACAGAGGGGTTTTTATGAAATTAGTAATATTCTCATGGATCTCAGGGATCATGGTGGCTACTGTGCAGACCACTTGggtatttagttttccattttgtgGCCCCAATGAAATTAATCATCTCTTCTGTGAGACTCCCCCGGTACTAGAGCTTGTGTGTGCAGACACCTTCTTATTTGAAATCTATGCCTTCACAGGCACCATTTTGATTGTTATGGTTCCTTTCTTGTTGATCCTCTTGTCTTACATTCGAGTTCTGTTTGCCATCCTGAAGATGCCATCAACTACTGGGAGACAAAAGGCCTTTTCCACCTGTGCCTCTCACCTCACATCTGTGACCCTGTTCTATGGCACAGCCAATATGACTTATTTACAACCCAAATCTGGCTACTCACCCGAAACCAAGAAACTGATCTCATTGGCTTACACGTTGCTTACCCCTCTGCTCAATCCGCTCATCTATAGCTTACGAAACAGTGAGATGAAGAGGACTTTGATAAAACTATGGCGAAGAAAAGTGATTTTACACACATTCTGA